Proteins from a single region of Rhinolophus sinicus isolate RSC01 linkage group LG13, ASM3656204v1, whole genome shotgun sequence:
- the LOC109439916 gene encoding uncharacterized protein LOC109439916 isoform X4, producing the protein MPKREGVQQSDWESDFERDCGSRGPQGNTPGEEHRKVPSQGSEAGQLIGLQGTHLGEKPYECPQCGKTFSQKSHLITHERTHTGEKYYKCDKCGKGFSDGSSFSRHQTTHTREKPYKCRDCGKSFSQSGNLITHKRIHTSEKPFQCAECGKSFSRSPSLIAHQRTHTGEKPYSCPECGKSYGSRSSLNTHQGIHTGERPYKCKECGESFSYNSSLIRHQRIHTGEKPYSCPECGKSFGNRSSLNIHQGIHTGERPYECKECGKSFSCNSRLITHQRIHTGEKPYKCSDCGQRFSHSSALITHQRTHTGEKPYQCGECGKSFSHSSSLVRHRITHLPEKPYKCGECGKSFSQSSKLIAHQGRHTGEKPYECLTCGDSFSWSSSLIKHQRIHTGEKPYKCDFEIQSENGENSNQDIFEDVESHEIFSEMPKREGVQQSDWESDFERDCGSRGPQGNTPGEEHRKVPSQGREAEQLKGLQGTYLGEKPYECPQCGKTFSRKSHLIIHERTHTGEKYYKCDECGKSFSDGSSFSKHQTTHTGEKPYKCRDCGISFSQSANLITHQRIHTREKPYKCPDCGQRFSQSSALITHRRTHTGEKPYQCGECGKSFSQRSSLVRHRITHLPEKPYKCGECGKSFSQSSKLIAHQGRHTGEKPYECLTCGERFSWSSSLIKHQRIHTGEKPYKCDFEIQRENGENSNQDIFKDVESNEIFSEMPKREGVQQSDWESDFDRDCGSRGPQGNTPGEEHRKVPSQGREAGQLIGLQGTHLGEKPYECPQCGKTFSQKSHLIIHERTHTGEKPYSCPECGKSFGNRSNLNTHQGIHTGEKPYKCKECGKSFSYNSNLIGHQRIHTGEKPYKCPDCGQRFSHSSVLITHHRSHTGEKPYQCGKCGKSFSQSSNLARHRRTHLLEKPYKCGECGKSFSQSSSLIAHQGRHMGEKPYECLTCGENFSWSSSLIKHQRIHTGEKPYKCDFEIQSENGENSNQDIFEDVESHEIFSEMPKREGVQQSDWESDFERDCGSRGPQGNSPGEEHRKVPSQGREAGQLKGLQGT; encoded by the exons ATGCCCAAACGGGAAGGTGTTCAGCAGTCTGACTGGGAAAGTGACTTTGAGAGAGACTGTGGTTCCAGGGGTCCCCAGGGAAATACCCCCGGAGAGGAACACAGGAAGGTTCCATCCCAGGGCAGTGAAGCTGGACAGCTCATAGGCCTTCAGGGCACCCACCTgggtgagaaaccctatgaatgtccCCAGTGCGGGAAAACTTTCAGCCAGAAATCCCACCTCATCACTCACGAGCGGACCCACACGGGAGAGAAATACTACAAATGCGACAAATGTGGAAAAGGCTTTAGTGATGGTTCAAGCTTTAGTAGACATCAAACGACCCACACCAGGGAGAAACCTTATAAATGCAGGGATTGTGGGAAAAGCTTTAGCCAGAGCGGAAACCTCATAACCCACAAGAGGATCCACACGAGCGAGAAACCCTTTCAGTGTGCCGAGTGTGGCAAGAGTTTCAGCAGGAGTCCCAGTCTCATTGCTCACCAGCGAACCCACACGGGAGAGAAACCTTACTCATGCCCAGAGTGTGGCAAGAGCTATGGCAGCCGGTCCAGCCTTAATACTCATCAGGGAATCCACACCGGAGAAAGGCCCtacaaatgtaaagaatgtggcGAAAGCTTTAGTTACAACTCCAGCCTGATCAGACACCAGAGGatccacacaggagagaaaccgtACTCATGCCCAGAGTGTGGCAAGAGCTTTGGCAACCGGTCCAGCCTTAATATTCATCAGGGAATCCACACCGGAGAAAGGCCCTACGAATGTAAAGAATGTGGCAAAAGCTTTAGTTGCAACTCTAGACTGATCACACACCAGAGGatccacacaggagagaaaccgtACAAATGTTCCGACTGTGGGCAGAGGTTCAGTCACAGCTCAGCCCTCATCACCCACCAGAGaactcacacaggagagaagccctatCAGTGTGGCGAGTGTGGGAAAAGCTTCAGCCACAGCTCCAGTCTGGTCAGGCACCGCATAACCCACTTGCCGGAGAAGCCCTACAAGTGCGGGGAGTGTGGGAAGAGCTTCAGCCAGAGCTCCAAACTGATTGCACACCAGGGGAGGCACACGGGCGAGAAGCCTTACGAGTGCCTCACGTGCGGGGATAGCTTCAGCTGGAGCTCCAGCCTCATCAAGCACCAGAGGATCCACACGGGGGAGAAGCCCTACAAATGTG attttgagatCCAGAGTGAAAATGGGGAGAACTCTAATCAAGACATATTTGAGGACGTGGAGTCACATGAGATCTTCTCAGAAATGCCCAAACGGGAAGGTGTTCAGCAGTCTGACTGGGAAAGTGACTTTGAGAGAGACTGTGGTTCCAGGGGTCCCCAGGGAAATACCCCCGGAGAGGAACACAGGAAGGTGCCATCCCAGGGCAGAGAAGCTGAACAGCTCAAAGGCCTTCAGGGCACCTACCTgggtgagaaaccctatgaatgtccCCAGTGCGGGAAAACTTTCAGCCGGAAATCCCACCTCATTATTCACGAGCGGACCCACACAGGAGAGAAATACTACAAATGCGACGAATGTGGAAAAAGCTTTAGTGATGGTTCAAGCTTTAGTAAACATCAAACGACTCACACCGGGGAGAAACCTTATAAATGCAGGGATTGTGGGATAAGCTTTAGCCAGAGCGCAAACCTCATAACCCACCAGAGGATCCACACACGGGAGAAACCGTACAAATGTCCCGACTGTGGGCAGAGGTTCAGTCAGAGCTCAGCCCTCATCACCCACCGGAGaactcacacaggagagaagccctatCAGTGTGGCGAATGTGGGAAAAGCTTCAGCCAAAGATCCAGTCTGGTCAGGCACCGCATAACCCACTTGCCGGAGAAGCCCTACAAGTGCGGGGAGTGTGGGAAGAGCTTCAGCCAGAGCTCCAAACTGATTGCACACCAGGGCAGGCACACGGGCGAGAAGCCTTACGAGTGCCTCACGTGTGGGGAGAGATTCAGCTGGAGCTCCAGCCTCATCAAGCACCAGAGGATCCACACGGGGGAGAAGCCCTACAAATGTG attttgagatccagagagaaaatggggagaacTCTAATCAAGACATATTTAAGGACGTGGAGTCAAATGAGATATTCTCAGAAATGCCCAAACGGGAAGGTGTTCAGCAGTCTGACTGGGAAAGTGACTTTGATAGAGACTGTGGTTCCAGGGGTCCCCAGGGAAATACCCCCGGAGAGGAACACAGGAAGGTGCCATCCCAGGGCAGAGAAGCTGGACAGCTCATAGGCCTTCAGGGCACCCACCTgggtgagaaaccctatgaatgtccCCAGTGCGGGAAAACTTTCAGCCAGAAATCCCACCTCATCATTCACGAGCGGacccacacaggagagaaaccgtACTCATGCCCAGAGTGTGGCAAGAGCTTTGGCAACCGGTCCAACCTTAATACTCATCAGGGAATCCACACCGGAGAAAAGCCCtacaaatgtaaagaatgtggcAAAAGCTTTAGTTACAACTCTAACCTGATTGGACACCAGAGGAtccacacaggggagaaaccgtACAAATGTCCCGACTGTGGGCAGAGGTTCAGTCACAGCTCAGTCCTCATCACCCACCACAGAAgtcacacaggagagaagccctatCAGTGTGGCAAGTGTGGGAAAAGCTTCAGCCAAAGCTCCAATCTGGCCAGGCACCGCAGGACCCACTTGCTGGAGAAGCCCTACAAGTGCGGGGAGTGTGGGAAGAGCTTCAGCCAGAGCTCCAGCCTGATTGCACACCAGGGGAGGCACATGGGCGAGAAGCCTTACGAGTGCCTCACGTGCGGGGAGAACTTCAGCTGGAGCTCCAGCCTCATCAAGCACCAGAGGATCCACACGGGGGAGAAGCCCTACAAATGTG attttgagatCCAGAGTGAAAATGGGGAGAACTCTAATCAAGACATATTTGAGGACGTGGAGTCACATGAGATCTTCTCAGAAATGCCCAAACGGGAAGGTGTTCAGCAGTCTGACTGGGAAAGTGACTTTGAGAGAGACTGTGGTTCCAGGGGTCCCCAGGGAAATTCCCCCGGAGAGGAACACAGGAAGGTGCCATCCCAGGGCAGAGAAGCTGGACAGCTCAAAGGCCTTCAGGGCACCTAA
- the LOC109439916 gene encoding uncharacterized protein LOC109439916 isoform X5 produces the protein MPKREGVQQSDWESDFERDCGSRGPQGNTPGEEHRKVPSQGREAEQLKGLQGTYLGEKPYECPQCGKTFSRKSHLIIHERTHTGEKYYKCDECGKSFSDGSSFSKHQTTHTGEKPYKCRDCGISFSQSANLITHQRIHTREKPYKCPDCGQRFSQSSALITHRRTHTGEKPYQCGECGKSFSQRSSLVRHRITHLPEKPYKCGECGKSFSQSSKLIAHQGRHTGEKPYECLTCGERFSWSSSLIKHQRIHTGEKPYKCDFEIQRENGENSNQDIFKDVESNEIFSEMPKREGVQQSDWESDFDRDCGSRGPQGNTPGEEHRKVPSQGREAGQLIGLQGTHLGEKPYECPQCGKTFSQKSHLIIHERTHTGEKPYSCPECGKSFGNRSNLNTHQGIHTGEKPYKCKECGKSFSYNSNLIGHQRIHTGEKPYKCPDCGQRFSHSSVLITHHRSHTGEKPYQCGKCGKSFSQSSNLARHRRTHLLEKPYKCGECGKSFSQSSSLIAHQGRHMGEKPYECLTCGENFSWSSSLIKHQRIHTGEKPYKCDFEIQSENGENSNQDIFEDVESHEIFSEMPKREGVQQSDWESDFERDCGSRGPQGNSPGEEHRKVPSQGREAGQLKGLQGT, from the exons ATGCCCAAACGGGAAGGTGTTCAGCAGTCTGACTGGGAAAGTGACTTTGAGAGAGACTGTGGTTCCAGGGGTCCCCAGGGAAATACCCCCGGAGAGGAACACAGGAAGGTGCCATCCCAGGGCAGAGAAGCTGAACAGCTCAAAGGCCTTCAGGGCACCTACCTgggtgagaaaccctatgaatgtccCCAGTGCGGGAAAACTTTCAGCCGGAAATCCCACCTCATTATTCACGAGCGGACCCACACAGGAGAGAAATACTACAAATGCGACGAATGTGGAAAAAGCTTTAGTGATGGTTCAAGCTTTAGTAAACATCAAACGACTCACACCGGGGAGAAACCTTATAAATGCAGGGATTGTGGGATAAGCTTTAGCCAGAGCGCAAACCTCATAACCCACCAGAGGATCCACACACGGGAGAAACCGTACAAATGTCCCGACTGTGGGCAGAGGTTCAGTCAGAGCTCAGCCCTCATCACCCACCGGAGaactcacacaggagagaagccctatCAGTGTGGCGAATGTGGGAAAAGCTTCAGCCAAAGATCCAGTCTGGTCAGGCACCGCATAACCCACTTGCCGGAGAAGCCCTACAAGTGCGGGGAGTGTGGGAAGAGCTTCAGCCAGAGCTCCAAACTGATTGCACACCAGGGCAGGCACACGGGCGAGAAGCCTTACGAGTGCCTCACGTGTGGGGAGAGATTCAGCTGGAGCTCCAGCCTCATCAAGCACCAGAGGATCCACACGGGGGAGAAGCCCTACAAATGTG attttgagatccagagagaaaatggggagaacTCTAATCAAGACATATTTAAGGACGTGGAGTCAAATGAGATATTCTCAGAAATGCCCAAACGGGAAGGTGTTCAGCAGTCTGACTGGGAAAGTGACTTTGATAGAGACTGTGGTTCCAGGGGTCCCCAGGGAAATACCCCCGGAGAGGAACACAGGAAGGTGCCATCCCAGGGCAGAGAAGCTGGACAGCTCATAGGCCTTCAGGGCACCCACCTgggtgagaaaccctatgaatgtccCCAGTGCGGGAAAACTTTCAGCCAGAAATCCCACCTCATCATTCACGAGCGGacccacacaggagagaaaccgtACTCATGCCCAGAGTGTGGCAAGAGCTTTGGCAACCGGTCCAACCTTAATACTCATCAGGGAATCCACACCGGAGAAAAGCCCtacaaatgtaaagaatgtggcAAAAGCTTTAGTTACAACTCTAACCTGATTGGACACCAGAGGAtccacacaggggagaaaccgtACAAATGTCCCGACTGTGGGCAGAGGTTCAGTCACAGCTCAGTCCTCATCACCCACCACAGAAgtcacacaggagagaagccctatCAGTGTGGCAAGTGTGGGAAAAGCTTCAGCCAAAGCTCCAATCTGGCCAGGCACCGCAGGACCCACTTGCTGGAGAAGCCCTACAAGTGCGGGGAGTGTGGGAAGAGCTTCAGCCAGAGCTCCAGCCTGATTGCACACCAGGGGAGGCACATGGGCGAGAAGCCTTACGAGTGCCTCACGTGCGGGGAGAACTTCAGCTGGAGCTCCAGCCTCATCAAGCACCAGAGGATCCACACGGGGGAGAAGCCCTACAAATGTG attttgagatCCAGAGTGAAAATGGGGAGAACTCTAATCAAGACATATTTGAGGACGTGGAGTCACATGAGATCTTCTCAGAAATGCCCAAACGGGAAGGTGTTCAGCAGTCTGACTGGGAAAGTGACTTTGAGAGAGACTGTGGTTCCAGGGGTCCCCAGGGAAATTCCCCCGGAGAGGAACACAGGAAGGTGCCATCCCAGGGCAGAGAAGCTGGACAGCTCAAAGGCCTTCAGGGCACCTAA